The Oncorhynchus masou masou isolate Uvic2021 chromosome 6, UVic_Omas_1.1, whole genome shotgun sequence genome has a window encoding:
- the LOC135540984 gene encoding L-rhamnose-binding lectin CSL3-like yields MRILRLTLVTLLATACCTLTDGAISITCEGSDALLQCDGGKIHIKRANYGRRQHDVCSIGRPDNQLTDTNCLSQSSTSKMAERCGGKSECIVPASNFVFGDPCVGTYKYLVAKYSCVQQQETISSIICEGSDSQLLCDRGEIRIQRANYGRRQHDVCSIGRPRKQLKNTNCLSQSTTSTMAERCDGERQCIVKVSNSVFGDPCVGTYKYLDVAYTCD; encoded by the exons ATGCGCATTTTGAGACTGACGTTGGTCACAT TGCTGGCTACAGCTTGCTGCACACTAACAGAtggag CAATCAGCATCACGTGTGAAGGCTCTGATGCTTTACTGCAATGTG ATGGAGGTAAGATCCATATCAAGCGTGCGAACTACGGTCGTCGTCAACACGATGTTTGTTCTATTGGGCGCCCTGATAACCAACTCACCGACACCAACTGCCTCAGCCAATCCTCCACCAGCAAGATGGCAGAAAG ATGCGGTGGGAAGAGCGAGTGTATTGTCCCTGCATCCAATTTCGTTTTTGGAGACCCCTGTGTCGGGACTTATAAGTACCTGGTCGCCAAATACTCCTGTGTCCAACAGCAAGAAACAA TAAGCAGCATCATATGTGAAGGCTCTGATTCTCAACTACTATGTG ATCGAGGTGAGATCCGTATTCAGCGTGCCAACTATGGTCGTCGTCAACACGACGTGTGTTCCATTGGGCGCCCACGTAAACAACTCAAAAACACCAACTGCCTCAGCCAATCCACCACCAGCACAATGGCAGAAAG GTGTGATGGAGAGCGCCAGTGTATCGTCAAGGTATCCAACTCTGTGTTCGGTGACCCCTGTGTCGGAACCTATAAGTACTTGGATGTGGCTTACACGTGTGACTGA
- the LOC135541239 gene encoding L-rhamnose-binding lectin CSL3-like — translation MRILRLTVVTSISITCEGSDALLQCDGGKIHIKRANYGRRQHDVCSIGRPDNQLTDTNCLSQSSTSKMAERCGGKSECIVPASNFVFGDPCVGTYKYLVAKYSCVQQQETISSIICEGSDSQLLCDRGEIRIQRANYGRRQHDVCSIGRPRKQLKNTNCLSQSTTSTMAERCDGERQCIVKVSNSVFGDPCVGTYKYLDVAYTCD, via the exons ATGCGCATTTTGAGACTGACGGTGGTCACAT CAATCAGCATCACGTGTGAAGGCTCTGATGCTTTACTGCAATGTG atGGAGGTAAGATCCATATCAAGCGTGCGAACTACGGTCGTCGTCAACACGATGTTTGTTCTATTGGGCGCCCTGATAACCAACTCACCGACACCAACTGCCTCAGCCAATCCTCCACCAGCAAGATGGCAGAAAG ATGCGGTGGGAAGAGCGAGTGTATTGTCCCTGCATCCAATTTCGTTTTTGGAGACCCCTGTGTCGGGACTTATAAGTACCTGGTCGCCAAATACTCCTGTGTCCAACAGCAAGAAACAA TAAGCAGCATCATATGTGAAGGCTCTGATTCTCAACTACTATGTG ATCGAGGTGAGATCCGTATTCAGCGTGCCAACTACGGTCGTCGTCAACACGATGTGTGTTCCATTGGGCGCCCACGTAAACAACTCAAAAACACCAACTGCCTCAGCCAATCCACCACCAGCACAATGGCAGAAAG GTGTGATGGAGAGCGCCAGTGTATCGTCAAGGTATCCAACTCTGTGTTCGGTGACCCCTGTGTCGGAACCTATAAGTACTTGGATGTGGCTTACACGTGTGACTGA